Proteins found in one Laspinema palackyanum D2c genomic segment:
- a CDS encoding DNA adenine methylase: protein MNETTALTVLPRPFLKWAGGKTQLIQQYQPLFPPHFKNYYEPFLGGGAVFFYLFQEHSSGFKSVLSDVNEELINMYRCVQTDVEALIKELEFHQAKHNPEYYYQIRAQKNRKLVKKAARIIYLNKTCFNGLYRENSKGEFNVPIGRYKNPTICNAELLRADSQALQSVKLEIRDFDKVLEEAKTDQDFVYFDPPYYPLSNTSQFTSYSRYNFKEEDQIRLRDVFAKLAKRQVKVMLSNSDCPFIRELYQEFRIHEVSAARSINSKGTHRGKISEVVVTSY from the coding sequence ATGAACGAGACGACTGCATTAACAGTTTTACCCCGTCCTTTTCTAAAATGGGCTGGGGGTAAAACCCAACTGATTCAACAATATCAACCCCTATTCCCCCCCCATTTTAAAAATTATTACGAGCCATTTTTAGGGGGTGGTGCAGTTTTTTTCTATTTATTTCAAGAGCATTCATCGGGGTTTAAATCAGTGTTATCCGATGTTAATGAAGAGTTGATTAATATGTATCGCTGCGTTCAAACTGACGTAGAGGCTTTAATCAAGGAGTTAGAATTTCATCAAGCTAAACATAATCCTGAATATTATTATCAAATTAGAGCGCAGAAAAACCGCAAATTGGTTAAAAAAGCGGCTCGAATTATTTATTTAAACAAAACTTGTTTTAATGGATTATATCGAGAAAATTCCAAAGGGGAATTTAATGTGCCGATTGGCCGATATAAAAATCCCACTATTTGTAATGCGGAGTTACTGCGGGCGGATTCCCAGGCTTTGCAGTCGGTGAAATTAGAAATTAGGGATTTTGATAAGGTGCTGGAGGAGGCCAAAACTGACCAAGATTTTGTCTATTTTGACCCGCCTTATTATCCTCTGAGCAATACGAGTCAATTTACCTCGTACAGTCGCTATAATTTTAAGGAAGAGGACCAAATTCGATTACGCGATGTGTTTGCTAAACTGGCGAAGCGCCAGGTAAAAGTGATGCTGTCTAATTCGGATTGTCCGTTTATTCGAGAGCTTTACCAGGAGTTTCGGATTCATGAAGTTTCAGCAGCGCGATCGATTAATTCCAAAGGAACTCATCGCGGGAAAATTTCTGAAGTGGTTGTGACATCTTATTGA
- a CDS encoding metallophosphoesterase, which produces MNQTRREFLLAGLSALTFAILGKSLRGLTKERSETELDLIPPSPDTLLLRFVAVADTGAGNEGQYAVGRAIARYHEQNPFDLVLLAGDNIYNHGEIEKIARVFEQPYRSLLDAQVKFYACLGNHDIKTNNGNDQVQYPGFNMRGRYYSLRRDQVEFFVLDTNRNADWQNQLPWLETQLEQSDAPWKIVMGHHPLYTSGLHLGSRFLRRKLMPLFLEYGVSLYINGHNHNYERSRAIGNTTYLTCGAGAKTRRVGRSSWTARSASQLSFAAVEIYSDRLHITGIDQNNRTFDRGAIAIL; this is translated from the coding sequence ATGAACCAGACACGCCGAGAATTTTTACTGGCTGGACTTAGTGCCTTAACCTTTGCTATCCTAGGCAAATCTCTCAGGGGGCTAACGAAAGAGAGGTCAGAGACTGAGTTGGATTTGATACCACCATCCCCAGATACCTTGCTGCTGCGTTTCGTCGCCGTGGCAGATACGGGTGCGGGTAATGAGGGTCAATATGCAGTCGGACGGGCGATCGCCCGCTACCATGAGCAGAATCCTTTCGATTTAGTCTTGCTCGCCGGGGATAATATCTACAATCATGGCGAAATTGAGAAAATAGCGCGCGTCTTTGAGCAACCCTACCGATCGCTCCTCGATGCCCAGGTTAAATTTTATGCCTGTTTGGGCAATCATGATATTAAAACCAATAATGGCAATGATCAAGTCCAATATCCGGGCTTTAATATGCGAGGGCGTTACTATAGTTTACGCCGGGATCAAGTCGAGTTTTTTGTCCTAGATACCAACCGAAATGCCGATTGGCAGAATCAATTACCTTGGTTAGAGACTCAACTCGAACAGAGTGATGCACCGTGGAAAATTGTCATGGGACATCATCCTCTCTATACCTCGGGGTTACATTTAGGCAGTCGGTTTCTCCGTCGGAAACTGATGCCTTTATTCCTAGAATATGGGGTTTCACTCTATATTAATGGACATAATCATAACTACGAACGAAGCCGCGCGATCGGGAATACCACCTATTTAACTTGTGGTGCTGGTGCAAAAACCCGACGGGTAGGACGTTCCAGTTGGACAGCGCGATCGGCGAGTCAACTGAGTTTTGCAGCGGTGGAAATTTACAGCGATCGCCTTCACATCACCGGCATTGACCAAAATAACCGAACCTTCGACCGAGGTGCGATCGCAATCCTATGA
- a CDS encoding N-acetylmannosamine-6-phosphate 2-epimerase gives MNEQLSEKSLNLTDAIAPLEGGLIVSCQAPPDSPLAEPSIIAAVALASVRNGAVGVRIDTPAHIKAVRSLLGATIPIIGLWKQSIPGSEVYITPQFHHAEAIAASGADIIAIDATDRTRPQDETLSNLITAIHTHLGKPVMADVDTLESAIAAANFGADIIGTTLYGYTRATQHSIPPGFDLLAEIRKTINGFLICEGGISSPEMAKRALNLGANAVVVGTDITGIDLKVQAYQKHLNLS, from the coding sequence ATGAACGAACAACTCTCTGAAAAATCGTTGAATTTGACCGATGCGATCGCCCCTTTGGAGGGTGGATTAATTGTTTCCTGTCAGGCTCCTCCAGATTCTCCCTTGGCTGAACCCTCGATCATTGCCGCAGTCGCCTTGGCATCGGTTCGCAATGGAGCCGTGGGGGTCCGCATCGATACCCCCGCTCATATCAAAGCCGTGCGCTCTCTGCTCGGTGCCACCATTCCCATTATCGGGCTCTGGAAACAATCCATCCCCGGATCCGAAGTCTACATCACCCCGCAATTTCATCATGCCGAGGCGATCGCCGCTAGTGGTGCCGATATCATCGCCATCGATGCCACCGATCGCACCCGTCCCCAGGATGAAACCCTCTCCAATCTGATTACCGCTATTCACACCCACCTCGGAAAACCCGTTATGGCAGATGTGGATACCCTCGAATCTGCGATCGCTGCCGCCAATTTTGGAGCCGATATCATTGGCACCACCCTCTATGGCTACACCCGCGCCACCCAACACTCCATTCCTCCCGGGTTCGATCTCCTCGCCGAAATCCGCAAAACCATCAACGGATTCCTGATTTGTGAAGGGGGTATCAGTTCCCCGGAAATGGCAAAACGCGCCCTCAATTTGGGCGCGAATGCCGTCGTTGTCGGCACGGATATTACTGGCATTGACCTCAAGGTTCAAGCCTATCAAAAACATTTGAATTTGAGTTAA
- a CDS encoding hybrid sensor histidine kinase/response regulator, with translation MPTLEVSRRTLSHNTFEQLRQLLQQQGKRQGSVVLTESVLGSEEIPSDHPWQWFTLVLSEEFRVLLLGGPAEGTNADRPDRIGTLAPPIEGRSPQVEVGLTFEPAQVAAFVARLEQSPLVNLDRDELEGTHHNLQPNNPQLQSEFTLSAIALLTADDFRPSASYASDSCVSICQPVENALHHQIEQERLLNQVTTQIRQSLELPTILSTAVEQVRHFLQVDRLAIFQFNPQNSSRTVNSGNGKPSPEKPRESFHLWDEIESVSEELEGEDADFLYEQFPTQAKPELGAITYESRASDEVPSLLQVQNEGGSFLPGPEFRDQYYKGFIQAIADVSTASNLSQNSLKILRDNHIQAQLIVPIIVQDNLWGLLIAHQCFETRFWLPSEQDFLKHIAEHLALAIHQAELYAQVNRQKKTLEERVIERTHDLHDALVAAESANRAKSEFLATMSHELRTPLTCVIGMSSTLLRWSFGQMSVKQQEYLKTIHDSGEHLLELINDILDLSQLEAGKAILKITEFSLTKLAHQCLQSVAPKAVEAGLELEMTLALEGQKNDLWIADRRRVQQIILNLLNNAIKFTPNGGTVTLRVWSESKNVVFQVEDTGVGIPEDQQSLLFKNFQQLDTSYRRQYGGTGLGLALTKQLVELHGGWIEVQSTVGEGSIFTVHLPAARLLSNSNSPNRLGDSFSSEPLQGRIILIEDCEESATLICDILTTAGYQVVWMIDGATALEQFELLQPTVVILNYDLGSMNGSELIQSLRQSPAREPLKILALIGLETGEDKDPAFEAGADDCSPKPIAPEQLINQVNALFHSCRALNQPERGEIGASK, from the coding sequence ATGCCGACCTTAGAAGTCTCACGAAGAACTTTATCCCATAACACCTTTGAGCAGTTGCGCCAGTTGTTACAGCAGCAGGGAAAACGCCAAGGGTCAGTTGTGCTGACTGAATCGGTCCTCGGTAGCGAAGAAATTCCTTCGGATCACCCTTGGCAATGGTTTACCCTAGTCCTCTCGGAGGAGTTTAGGGTGTTGCTGTTGGGGGGACCTGCTGAGGGGACGAATGCCGATCGCCCGGATCGCATCGGGACTCTCGCGCCACCCATCGAAGGGCGATCGCCCCAGGTGGAAGTCGGTTTAACCTTTGAACCCGCACAGGTGGCCGCATTTGTAGCCCGGTTAGAGCAATCGCCCCTCGTCAATCTCGATCGCGATGAACTCGAAGGCACTCATCACAACCTCCAACCGAATAATCCCCAACTCCAGAGCGAATTTACCCTCTCGGCGATCGCTTTGCTCACTGCCGATGATTTCCGCCCCAGTGCCAGTTATGCCTCCGATAGCTGCGTCTCCATCTGTCAACCTGTAGAAAATGCCCTGCACCACCAAATCGAACAAGAGCGACTCTTAAATCAAGTCACCACCCAGATTCGGCAGAGTCTGGAACTGCCCACCATCTTATCTACTGCCGTGGAACAGGTGCGTCATTTCCTCCAGGTAGATCGATTGGCTATTTTTCAATTTAACCCTCAAAATTCATCGCGAACCGTAAACTCCGGCAATGGCAAACCGTCCCCAGAAAAACCTCGTGAATCTTTCCACCTTTGGGACGAAATCGAGTCCGTCTCGGAAGAGTTAGAGGGTGAGGATGCTGACTTTCTCTATGAACAATTTCCCACCCAAGCAAAACCGGAACTCGGCGCTATCACTTACGAATCCCGAGCATCCGACGAGGTTCCCTCCCTCCTTCAAGTTCAAAATGAAGGGGGTTCTTTTCTGCCAGGACCAGAATTTAGAGATCAATATTATAAAGGATTTATTCAGGCGATCGCCGACGTTTCCACCGCCTCAAATTTATCCCAAAACAGTTTAAAAATTCTCCGAGACAATCACATTCAGGCCCAATTAATTGTCCCGATCATTGTTCAGGATAACCTCTGGGGACTGTTAATTGCTCATCAATGTTTTGAAACCAGATTTTGGCTCCCCAGCGAACAAGACTTTCTTAAACATATTGCCGAACATTTAGCCTTAGCCATTCACCAAGCCGAACTGTACGCTCAAGTCAATCGCCAAAAAAAAACATTAGAAGAACGAGTCATCGAACGCACTCATGACCTCCACGATGCCCTAGTCGCTGCTGAATCTGCCAATCGCGCCAAAAGCGAATTTTTGGCAACCATGAGTCACGAATTGCGAACGCCTTTAACCTGTGTGATAGGGATGTCTTCTACCCTATTGCGCTGGTCCTTTGGACAAATGAGTGTCAAACAGCAGGAATATCTCAAAACCATTCATGATAGTGGCGAACACCTCCTAGAACTGATTAATGACATTCTGGACTTGTCTCAGTTAGAAGCAGGCAAAGCCATTTTAAAAATCACCGAATTTTCCTTGACTAAACTCGCCCACCAGTGCTTGCAAAGCGTCGCCCCCAAAGCGGTTGAAGCCGGATTAGAACTAGAAATGACCCTGGCCTTAGAGGGTCAAAAAAACGACCTTTGGATCGCCGATCGCCGTCGCGTGCAGCAAATTATCTTAAATCTCTTAAACAACGCGATTAAATTTACCCCCAACGGAGGAACGGTTACCCTGCGAGTTTGGAGTGAGAGCAAAAATGTGGTATTCCAAGTGGAAGATACTGGCGTCGGAATTCCCGAAGACCAACAATCCCTACTCTTCAAAAACTTTCAACAATTGGATACCTCCTACCGTCGTCAATATGGCGGGACGGGACTCGGACTCGCTTTAACGAAACAACTCGTCGAACTTCATGGGGGATGGATTGAAGTACAATCCACCGTGGGCGAAGGTTCTATTTTTACCGTCCATCTGCCTGCGGCGCGGTTATTATCTAACTCCAATTCTCCGAATCGTCTGGGTGATTCCTTTAGTTCAGAACCCCTACAAGGTCGCATCATTTTGATTGAGGATTGTGAGGAGAGTGCTACCCTGATTTGCGATATTTTAACCACCGCTGGTTATCAGGTGGTATGGATGATTGATGGGGCGACGGCACTCGAACAATTTGAACTCCTGCAACCCACTGTGGTAATTCTGAATTATGACTTAGGGAGCATGAATGGATCGGAACTGATCCAGTCTTTGCGTCAGTCCCCGGCGCGGGAACCTCTGAAAATTTTAGCGTTAATTGGCCTAGAAACCGGGGAAGATAAAGACCCGGCTTTTGAAGCAGGGGCGGATGATTGTTCCCCGAAACCCATCGCTCCAGAACAGCTCATTAATCAAGTGAATGCCTTGTTTCACTCTTGTAGAGCGCTCAATCAACCCGAAAGAGGGGAAATTGGGGCGAGTAAATAA
- the cobN gene encoding cobaltochelatase subunit CobN codes for MHRLAATPGGWNPQEEGVILVSQTPAPVAIVTAADTDIQAIAQALPHLPPDFPDLRVVNLLQLQQQLSIDTYAMEVLSEAQVIVLRLLGGRAYWSYGLEVVRETVENTGAHLIVIPGDDAGDPDLIGHSSVPLVVVNQVWQYFTEGGVDNLVNALQFIAQVCLKREYNPAPPMPIPRVGLYPWKSARFGLPNEPFTPEETTLNPTRSVNFKSGLNSAELSPSFPKVGILFYRAHYLAGNTAPIDALCQGLRDRHLDPVPVFVSSLRDQDVQAELLTYLQPPHAETVQIILNTTGFAIGQAVQSLPSTQDSANPDLKFWETLDVPVLQVIFSGGTQQQWESGFQGLSPRDMAMNVALPEVDGRIITRVVSFKTLQENHVKLETPVVMYEPLGDRIHFVTDLAANWVKLRQTPPSQRKIALILANYPNRDGRLANGVGLDTPASCIEILNALHNAGYWVENIPTTGDELIRLLTAGVTNDPEGEGLRKIRQVLPGKDYQSYFETLPEPVRQGIENRWGQNLGDRLTLETQTFPIPGIQLGNIFIGIQPSRGYDIDPSLNYHAPDLEPTHEYLAYYYWIRECFGAQAITHVGKHGNLEWLPGKSIALSENCYPEVALGPMPHFYPFIVNDPGEGSQAKRRSQAVIIDHLTPPMTRAELYGPLQQLEGLIDEYYEAQSLDPVRLKPIRSRLIQLVKNQHLDTKASWDNPSISTESDPEFTALIANLDGYLCELKEAQIRDGLHIFGKCPQGRQLVDLIVAIARHPGGSRLGLTRALAADQGLDFDPLTSNPAEFLPELTPNSSRRTIGDAIAFLEEEAAALVTQIINPTGEIILPKPDTNTAKELDWIRDCLLPALQRTSEEITQLLRGFEGRYIPSGASGAPTRGRPEVLPTGRNFYSVDIRAIPTETAWDIGRRAAEEAIERYTQENGEYPQTLGLSVWGTSTMRTGGDDIAEALALLGVRPIWDGPSRRVVDFEILPVRVLGRPRVDVTLRVSGFFRDAFPNLIDLFDRAVEAVASMEEPATDNPLAAQVLVESEKWQGLGLTPEQANRRSRYRVFGSKPGAYGAGLQGLIEGQNWTTDADLARAYINWSSYAYTGMGNGQSAPEAFEQRLGQMQIVLHNQDNREHDLLDSDDYYQFQGGLLAAVRAVRGTDAVAYFGDHSLPEKPKIRRLQEEIDRVYRSRVVNPKWIEGVMRHGYKGAFEMAATVDFLFAYDATAHCVEDFMYEGVAQAYLLDDKVRKFIHQKNPWALRDMAERLLEANQRGLWEGVKQPMLEELRAIVHDAEGAIESAIVS; via the coding sequence ATGCATCGTCTAGCTGCTACCCCAGGAGGTTGGAACCCGCAGGAAGAGGGAGTGATTTTGGTCTCCCAGACTCCGGCACCCGTCGCGATCGTGACGGCGGCGGATACGGATATTCAAGCGATCGCCCAGGCCCTCCCCCACCTCCCCCCCGACTTTCCCGATTTGCGGGTGGTCAATCTGTTGCAACTGCAACAGCAACTGAGTATCGATACTTATGCAATGGAGGTCCTCTCCGAGGCACAGGTAATTGTCTTGAGATTGCTGGGAGGACGTGCTTATTGGTCCTACGGGTTGGAAGTCGTTCGAGAAACGGTGGAAAATACAGGGGCTCACCTGATTGTGATTCCCGGCGATGATGCCGGTGACCCCGATTTAATCGGTCATTCCTCGGTTCCCCTGGTTGTGGTCAACCAAGTCTGGCAATATTTTACCGAAGGCGGTGTCGATAATCTAGTGAATGCGCTCCAATTTATCGCCCAGGTTTGTTTAAAAAGAGAATATAATCCTGCCCCACCCATGCCAATCCCTCGGGTGGGACTTTATCCTTGGAAATCCGCCAGATTTGGACTTCCCAATGAACCGTTCACCCCAGAAGAAACAACTCTCAATCCCACGCGATCGGTTAATTTTAAATCTGGCTTAAATTCCGCTGAATTATCCCCCTCATTTCCCAAAGTAGGGATTCTATTTTATCGGGCTCATTACCTGGCTGGAAATACTGCCCCGATTGATGCACTTTGTCAAGGGTTGCGCGATCGCCACTTAGACCCGGTGCCGGTATTTGTCTCTTCTTTACGCGATCAAGATGTCCAAGCTGAACTGTTAACCTATCTGCAACCCCCTCACGCTGAAACCGTGCAGATAATATTAAATACCACAGGGTTTGCGATCGGTCAAGCGGTCCAGAGTTTACCCAGTACCCAAGACTCTGCTAACCCAGACCTGAAATTCTGGGAAACCCTCGATGTCCCCGTCTTGCAAGTAATTTTCAGTGGCGGCACTCAGCAACAGTGGGAATCGGGTTTTCAGGGACTTTCCCCCCGGGATATGGCGATGAATGTTGCCCTTCCGGAAGTGGATGGCCGAATTATTACTCGGGTGGTGTCGTTTAAGACGCTACAAGAAAATCATGTAAAACTGGAGACCCCGGTGGTGATGTACGAACCCCTGGGCGATCGCATTCATTTCGTCACCGATCTCGCTGCCAACTGGGTCAAACTCCGCCAAACTCCCCCCAGTCAGCGCAAAATTGCCTTAATTCTGGCCAATTATCCCAACCGAGATGGACGCCTCGCCAATGGGGTGGGTTTGGATACCCCGGCAAGTTGTATTGAAATCCTCAACGCCCTCCACAATGCCGGGTATTGGGTGGAAAATATCCCCACTACAGGGGACGAATTGATTCGCCTCCTCACTGCGGGAGTCACCAACGACCCGGAAGGGGAAGGATTGAGAAAAATTCGCCAAGTTTTGCCTGGGAAAGACTATCAATCCTATTTTGAAACCTTGCCGGAACCCGTTCGCCAAGGCATTGAGAATCGCTGGGGACAAAACCTTGGCGATCGCCTGACTTTGGAAACCCAAACTTTCCCCATTCCTGGAATTCAATTGGGCAATATCTTTATCGGAATTCAACCATCCCGAGGATACGACATCGACCCCAGTTTGAACTACCACGCCCCGGATTTAGAACCAACGCATGAATATTTAGCCTATTATTATTGGATTCGAGAATGCTTTGGTGCACAGGCAATTACTCATGTCGGCAAACATGGCAATTTAGAATGGTTACCGGGAAAAAGTATCGCCCTATCGGAAAATTGTTACCCAGAAGTTGCCCTGGGACCGATGCCGCATTTTTATCCGTTTATCGTGAATGACCCAGGAGAAGGCTCACAGGCCAAGCGGCGATCGCAAGCGGTAATTATTGACCACTTAACTCCGCCCATGACCCGGGCGGAATTATACGGTCCCCTGCAACAACTCGAAGGGTTAATCGATGAATATTATGAAGCCCAAAGTTTAGACCCGGTTCGCTTAAAACCGATTCGCAGTCGCCTGATTCAACTGGTAAAAAACCAACATTTGGATACAAAAGCATCTTGGGATAATCCATCCATTTCTACGGAGTCCGATCCAGAATTTACCGCATTAATTGCCAATTTGGATGGATATTTGTGTGAATTAAAAGAAGCGCAAATCCGAGATGGACTGCATATTTTTGGAAAATGTCCCCAAGGGCGGCAACTGGTGGATTTAATTGTGGCGATCGCCAGACATCCCGGAGGCAGTCGCCTCGGACTGACCCGCGCTTTAGCAGCGGATCAAGGACTCGACTTTGACCCGCTTACCAGTAATCCGGCGGAATTTTTGCCAGAATTGACGCCTAATTCTTCTCGTCGGACCATTGGAGATGCGATCGCCTTTTTAGAAGAAGAAGCAGCAGCATTAGTCACCCAAATTATCAACCCGACGGGTGAAATAATTCTCCCCAAACCCGACACTAATACAGCAAAAGAATTAGATTGGATTCGGGATTGTTTACTTCCGGCATTGCAACGAACTTCCGAAGAAATCACTCAATTATTGCGCGGATTTGAGGGGCGATATATCCCCAGTGGCGCATCCGGTGCACCCACCCGAGGGCGTCCCGAAGTGTTACCAACAGGACGCAATTTTTACTCCGTAGATATTCGGGCAATTCCCACCGAAACTGCTTGGGATATAGGACGGAGGGCCGCAGAAGAGGCGATCGAGCGCTACACTCAGGAAAATGGGGAATATCCACAAACCCTGGGATTATCCGTCTGGGGGACCTCCACCATGCGAACCGGGGGCGATGACATTGCCGAGGCCCTCGCCTTGCTCGGGGTGCGCCCCATCTGGGATGGACCCTCCCGGCGCGTGGTTGATTTTGAAATTCTGCCGGTTCGGGTTTTGGGGCGTCCGCGAGTCGATGTCACTTTGAGAGTGTCCGGATTTTTCCGCGATGCCTTTCCTAACTTAATTGATTTGTTCGATCGCGCGGTGGAAGCAGTGGCGAGTATGGAGGAACCGGCAACGGATAATCCCTTGGCGGCGCAAGTGCTGGTAGAAAGTGAGAAATGGCAAGGGTTGGGGTTGACTCCGGAACAGGCAAACCGGCGATCGCGGTATCGAGTCTTCGGGTCAAAACCGGGCGCTTATGGCGCGGGATTACAAGGATTAATCGAAGGGCAGAACTGGACTACTGACGCAGATTTGGCCCGGGCCTATATTAATTGGAGTAGTTACGCTTATACAGGGATGGGCAATGGACAGTCCGCCCCAGAAGCGTTTGAACAACGGTTAGGACAGATGCAGATTGTCTTACATAATCAAGATAATCGGGAACATGATTTACTGGATTCAGATGATTATTATCAGTTTCAAGGGGGGTTATTAGCGGCAGTGCGGGCAGTGCGAGGCACGGATGCGGTGGCATATTTTGGCGACCATTCTCTGCCCGAAAAGCCGAAAATTCGCCGGTTACAGGAGGAAATTGACCGCGTGTATCGATCGCGAGTGGTGAATCCGAAATGGATTGAGGGAGTGATGCGCCACGGGTATAAAGGTGCGTTTGAGATGGCCGCTACTGTAGATTTTTTGTTTGCCTACGATGCAACTGCACATTGTGTAGAGGATTTTATGTATGAAGGGGTGGCCCAGGCATATTTGTTAGATGACAAAGTGCGGAAGTTTATCCATCAGAAGAATCCTTGGGCGTTGCGCGATATGGCGGAACGGTTGTTAGAGGCGAATCAGCGCGGTTTGTGGGAAGGGGTAAAACAGCCGATGTTGGAGGAGTTACGGGCGATCGTGCATGATGCAGAAGGGGCGATCGAATCGGCGATCGTTTCCTAA
- a CDS encoding AAA family ATPase — translation MLRDISLKNYRMFKDFQIDGLARVNLLVGPNNSGKTSLLEAIHLLVNPDNINEVFDEVLGPRGQFLLVPDRWGDEPEIEHQIKTLFYQEILTSEATLCIESKSDDLQSFVLQLYPTPEYMEGLNLPEFVTKALRINNYNLLVSHTQEKQTIYHATKVTAKGITSSDFRGLTRSDPPLFQSRQSVLMTLERLKLVTLVEMWNEIALTPKEEQIIKGLQILEPDIERFSFIGGTTTASGVLIKLRGREHPVTLGSMGEGMKQMLNLVMAAVTVENGILLVDEIESGLYYDVQADMWRLLIEIAQELNIQIFATTHSWDCVRGFAAALSETPESDVGKLFRLSWRGELIRAIDYPAEQLEKAVDYGIEVR, via the coding sequence ATGTTACGCGATATCAGCCTAAAAAATTATCGAATGTTCAAAGACTTTCAGATAGACGGGTTAGCGCGAGTCAACCTGCTAGTGGGCCCAAACAATAGTGGCAAAACCAGCTTGTTAGAAGCGATTCATTTGTTAGTGAATCCGGATAACATTAACGAGGTTTTTGATGAGGTTCTAGGTCCGCGAGGTCAGTTCCTCCTGGTTCCCGACCGCTGGGGTGATGAGCCAGAGATAGAGCATCAAATTAAAACTTTATTTTATCAGGAAATATTGACAAGTGAAGCCACTCTGTGCATTGAATCCAAAAGTGATGATTTACAATCCTTTGTACTGCAACTTTATCCTACTCCCGAATATATGGAGGGATTAAACTTGCCTGAATTCGTAACTAAAGCACTTCGCATAAATAATTATAATCTATTAGTATCCCACACCCAAGAAAAGCAAACAATTTATCACGCAACAAAAGTCACTGCTAAGGGAATAACTTCCAGCGATTTCCGGGGGTTAACTCGTTCTGATCCTCCTCTTTTCCAGTCTCGACAGAGCGTTTTAATGACCCTCGAACGGCTCAAATTGGTTACCCTAGTCGAAATGTGGAATGAGATTGCCCTCACTCCCAAAGAAGAGCAGATCATCAAGGGATTGCAAATTTTAGAACCGGACATTGAACGATTTAGTTTTATTGGAGGGACAACGACTGCCAGTGGGGTTCTCATCAAACTGCGAGGCCGAGAGCATCCCGTTACCTTGGGGAGCATGGGCGAGGGAATGAAACAAATGTTAAATCTAGTCATGGCTGCGGTGACTGTTGAAAATGGAATTTTGCTAGTTGATGAAATCGAAAGCGGATTGTATTATGATGTTCAGGCAGATATGTGGAGATTACTCATAGAAATTGCCCAAGAATTGAATATCCAGATTTTTGCAACTACTCACAGTTGGGATTGTGTGAGGGGTTTTGCGGCAGCGTTAAGCGAAACCCCAGAAAGTGATGTAGGAAAATTATTTCGGTTAAGCTGGCGGGGTGAATTAATTCGCGCTATTGATTATCCAGCGGAGCAATTAGAAAAAGCAGTCGATTACGGAATTGAGGTACGGTGA
- a CDS encoding transposase family protein: protein MSQIAIVEAFADLEDCRRQAGKRHKQSLCLALFTLGVAAGNRGFIAIGDWLKAYHDELLEVFKPEKNRLPSYSTIRRTVLRIEQQRYSACLSRFFGITPIESETIAVDGKVLRGSYEAINDDVNVDSHPAIMEGKCLHRRTRANS from the coding sequence ATGTCTCAGATAGCCATTGTTGAAGCATTTGCCGATCTGGAGGATTGCCGACGGCAAGCAGGCAAGCGCCATAAACAAAGCCTCTGTCTAGCCTTATTTACCCTCGGTGTTGCCGCTGGAAATCGGGGGTTTATAGCGATTGGAGATTGGTTAAAAGCCTACCATGATGAACTCTTGGAAGTATTTAAACCTGAGAAAAACCGCTTACCCTCTTACAGTACGATTCGACGAACGGTATTACGAATTGAGCAGCAACGCTACTCAGCCTGTTTATCTCGTTTTTTTGGGATTACTCCAATAGAGAGCGAAACTATTGCAGTGGACGGCAAAGTTTTACGAGGGTCTTATGAAGCCATTAATGACGACGTTAATGTAGATTCTCATCCGGCCATTATGGAAGGCAAGTGCCTACATCGTAGAACGAGGGCTAATTCTTGA